ATGACCGCTTCCGCGTCAACATGGACCGCTGCATCGAACTCCTCGACCTGGCCGAGCTGTTGGACGTGCCGGTGCGGCAGTTGTCGCTGGGGCAGCGGATGCGTGGCGACATCGCGGCGGCGCTGTTGCACGATCCGGAGGTGTTGTATCTGGACGAGCCGACGATCGGCCTCGATGTGGTGTCGAAGGCCAAGGTCCGTGGATTTCTGCGGGACTTGAACGTGGAGCGGGGTACGACGGTGCTGCTCACCACGCACGATCTGACCGATATCGAGCAGTTGTGCAAGCGGGTGATGGTGATCGATCACGGCCGTCTGATGTACGACGGTGCGCTCGCGGGGCTGCATGAGGTGGGCGAGAGCGAGCGGATGCTCGTGGTGGATCTGGAGCGTGAACTCCCGCCGATCAGGCTGGAGTCGGAGCCGTCGGTGCGTACGGTGAAGGTGGAGGGGGTGCGGCAGTGGCTGGCGTTCCCGGCGTCCGCTTCGGCGGCGCCGCTGGTGGCGCGGATCGCCGCCGAGTACCCGTTGATGGACCTGTCGGTGCGGGAGCCGGACATCGAGGCCGTGATCGCGAAGATGTACGCGTCGGCTACCTGTCTGTAGATCGGTGACGGGAGCGGGCGCGTTCAATAGGCTGCACGGTATGACAAGCGAACTTCCGGATATGCGCGCCTCCGATACCGAACGTGAACGGATCGCCGAGATTCTGCGTGAGGCGATGGCCGAGGGGCGGCTGGAGATGGAGGAGTTCGAGACCCGTCTCGACGCCGCCTACAAGGCCCGCACGCATGGTGAGCTGGAACCGCTCGTCCGCGATCTGCCGGGCCCCGGGGCCGCGGTGGCGCCGGTGGCCGGGGGGCAGCCGCGGACGGGTTCGATGGCCCGTTGGTCGGAGCGCGTCGGGAAGCCGGCGACGTCCGGCGGCGGCTTCGCGCTCTGGGGCGGGTTCCGGCGTCAGGGGAACTGGACCATCGGCCGGGTGTTCACAGCGTTCGCGATGTGGGGCGGTGGCCGCATCGATCTGCGTGAGGCGAATTTCGAGACCCCCGAGGTGGTCATCCGCTGCTTCACGATCATGGGTGGCATTCATGTGACGGTTCCCCCGGACCTGAACGTGGACGTCCGTGGCATCGGCATCATGGGCGGCTTCCGGGAACGCTCGAAGGACGCCGGGATCCCCGCGCCGGATGCTCCCCGGGTGCGGATCACCGGCTTCGCGCTGATGGGCGGGGTCGGTGTGGAGCACAAGCGGAGCAGGGCGGAGAAGCAGCGCCTGCGGGATGCGGAGACGCAGCGCCTGCGGGATGCGCAGACGCGGCGTCCGCGGCTGGAGAAGGGCGACGACGGCCGGTAGGGCGGGGCGATTTCGGCAGCCCTGCCGGTGAACCCCGCCGCCCCTCCCCGTTACAGCGCGTCCGACGAGGGCCGGGTCCGCAGCAGTTCGGCCACGTCGGGCAGGGAGCCCAGGCGCTGGTAGCCGGCGTTGTTCAGGTGGACGTGGTCGCCGGAGTCGTAGGCGGGCAGCAGCCGGTCCGGGTGCGAGGGGTCGCGTACCGCGCTCTCGAAGTCGAGGACCTCGTCGAAGATCCCGCCGGCCCGGATCGTCGCGTTGACCTGGCCGTGTACGACGTTCTGGGCGGGGGTCCAGTCGCGGTAGCCCTTGTACGGCATCAGGGTCGTGCCGATGACCCGCAGTCCGCGGGCGTGCGCACGCTCGGTCAGGGTGCGCAGGGCGTCCGTGATCCGTGCGGGGCTCGTCTCCCGGGGAAGGGCCTGGATGTCGTTGATGCCGAGGGCGATGACGACGGTCTTCGCCCCGGTGATGCTCAGGACGTCGCGATCGAAGCGGTCGAGGGCGCGCTGCCCGATCCCGTTGAGCAGGAGGCGGTTGCCGCCGATGCCCTGGTTGACCACCGCGTACCGGCCGTGCAGCCGGTCGGCGAGGACGTCGGGCCAGCGGTGGTTCGTGTCGGTGGTGGAGCCGCTGCCCGCGGTGAGCGAGTCGCCGAATGCCACGAGGGTCCCGGTGGCGTTCTCGGCCCGCACGTCGACGGCGGTGAGGTAGCGCCAGTCCGTGGTGCGCCGCACGCCCTGCGGTTCATCGGTGAAGGACGTCTGGTGGCTGTTGGGGTGGACGGTGACCGGGCCCCGGGCCTTGGGGGTGCGCAGGGTGACGACGAGATCGGAGTCGGCGGCGACCGGGACGACGACGGGGTCGCTGATGATCTGCCCGCCGGCGGCGACCGTCGCGGAGGCTGCCCCGCGGAACGTGACCGGGAGGGCGTTCACGGTGACGCGGTCGATGAGCAGCGGATGCGTACCGAAGAGGTTGGACAGGGTGACGCGGGCCGCGTCGCCGCCGATGCTGGTGTGCACGACGTTACGGATGGTGCGCAGGGCCGGGTCTGTGCCCCGGTCCTGGTCGATCGCCCCGTTCACGGGGGCCGCCGCCCAGGTGGCGAGCCAGTGGCCGGTGGAGTGGGCCCGTGCGGCGGGGGTCCTGGCCACGCCCTGCGGGCCGGAGGCGGCGACCGTCTTCGGCGGCCCGGAGAACAGCAGGGAGCCCGCGAACGCCACGACGGCGGCGAGCGCGGCGGTGCCCGCCATGAGGGCTATGAAGAGGGCGTACTCGCGGCGCCTGGGCATGGACGGTGTGTCTCCTTGTTCGTTTGTGGGTCTGAACCATGATGCGGCAGGGCTCGGGGAACTCGACATGCGGCCCGGGAGTAGGTCAGGCAGGACGCGTTGAGGACAATGCGTACGGGGCGCCGGGGACGACGGGTACGCGGACGGGTGGAGCGGATGGAACGGATCGAAGGCACGGCCGAGGACGCGGTGGCCGGAGCGGCGGACACCGGCACGGGCGCGGGCGGTCCGGGGGAGGGGCCGGGGCGGCGGGCGGGTCCCCGTCCGTCGGCGTCCCTCGCCTCGTTCGCGTACACCGCGGCGGACGAGGAGAAGCGTCGTGGCGTACGCCGTATGAAGACCACGGCCACCGGCCTCCTTCTGCTGGTCGCGCTGGTGTACGTCCTCGCCACCTGGGCGAAGAACGAGGGTGTGGGCGGCTGGCCGGGCTTCGTCGCAGCGGCCGCCGAGGCGGGCATGGTGGGTGCGCTGGCAGACTGGTTCGCCGTCACGGCCCTCTTCAAGCGTCCGCTCGGACTGCTGATTCCGCACACCGCCATCATTCCCACGAAGAAGGACCAGCTGGGGGCCTCACTCGGTTCCTTCGTCGGCGAGAACTTTCTGTCGGGCGGCGTCGTCCGCGACCGGATCCACTCGCTCTCCATCGGTGGCCGGCTGGGTGCCTGGCTCGCGGAGCCGGAGCACGCGGACCGGGTCACGGCCGAGCTGTCGACCGCGTTGCGGGGTGCGCTGACCGTGCTTCGGGATGCGGATGTGCAGGCAGTGGTCGGTGAGGCGATCACCCGGCGGGCGAACGCGGCGGAGGTCGGTCCCGGCCTCGGGAAGATGCTGGAGAAGGTCGTCGCGGACGGCGGCCACCGCAAGGTGGTGGACCTGATCTGTGTGCGGGCGCACGACTGGCTGGTGGAGCACAACGACTCGGTGATGGACGCGGTGCAGGGCGGTGCGCCGGGCTGGACCCCGCGGTTCGTCGACAAGCGGGTGGGCGAGCGTGTCTACAAGGAACTGCTGCGGTTCATCACGGAGATGCGCGACATGCCGGGGCATCCGGCGCGCGGCTCGATTGACACGTTCCTCACGGACTTCGCGGCGGATCTCCAGACGGATTCGGAGACCAGGGCCCGGGTGGAGCGGCTGAAGTCGGAGATCCTGGGCCGCGGCGAGGTCCAGGACGTCATCGCCTCGGCCTGGTCGTCCGTGCGCACGATGGTGATCGCGGCGGCGGAGGACGAGCGGAGCGAGCTGCGGCTGCGGGCCCGTGCCTCACTGATGGCGCTGGGCGCCAGGCTGGCGACGGACGGGCGGCTCCAGGCGAAGCTGGAGGGCTGGGTGGAGGACGCGGCGGTGTATGTCGTGACGACGTACCGGGCGGAGATCACCTCGCTGATCAGCGACACGGTGGCCGGCTGGGACGCGGACCAGACGTCGAAGAAGATCGAGGCCCACATCGGCCGTGACCTGCAGTTCATCCGGATCAACGGCACGGTGGTGGGTGCGCTGGCGGGGCTGGTGATCTATTCGGTGTCGCGGGCGTTCGGGGCCTGACGACGGCCGGATCAAGCCCGTCGAGGGGGTCGCCCCCCCATGCCCTTCAGGCCATGGGGGAGATTGAGGACAACGGCCCCCCGGCATGGACCCGGGCTCGCCTGTACCGCCCCGCCCCGCCCGGGCCCCGCCGCGCCCTCCTTGGAGGGCCCCGCTCAGGCGGCGCGACGCGTGACGGCCCACGACGTGGCGGCCACCGTGCCCGCCACGGTGAACACCGCGGGCCAGGCGCCGACCTTCTTCGCCAGCGGGTGCGATCCCGCGAAGGCGGCCACATAGGCGGTGGTCAGGGCGACGGCGGCGCGCGGCCCGGCCTGCCGGTTCCACTCGTACGCCGCGACGCCGCCCGCCGCCGCGAGGGCGACCCCGCCCAGCGGACGCTTCCTGGTCCACCGTGCGACGGCGTAGCCGCCGACCAGTCCGCCCGCCGCCACCGCCGCTGCCGGAACCTTCGCCATCGCAGCCACCTCAGCCTTCTCGTAGATCGTCGCCGTACGCGCGGCGCACCCGCCCGTACCGGCTCTCGGCTCCGAGGCTAACGCGGCGTTCCGGCATTGCGTCGGCGAGGGGGTGCACAAGCGTTTACCCTGGGGGTGAACAGATGTGCACCCCTATGCCTTCCGGCAGCCGAGCACCGTACGGAGACACATGCCCGCGGACATACCGGTCCCAGCCGCCCCCGTGACCCCCGACGTCCGGGCCCCGCACCCCCGCTTCGCCGTCGGCGTGCTGGCCTTCTGCGGGGTCGTCGTCGCCGTCATGCAGACGATCGTCGTACCGCTGCTCCCGCACATCCCCGAACTGACCGGCGCCACGCCGACCGCCGCGAGCTGGCTGGTGACCGTCACCTTGCTCACCGGCGCGGTCTTCACCCCGGTCCTCGGCCGGGTCGGCGACATGTACGGCAAACGCCGGGTGCTGGTGGCCTCGCTCGGGGTGCTGGTCGTGGGCTCGGTGCTGTGCGCGGTCAGCTCCCACATCGGGGTACTGATCACCGGCCGCGCCCTGCAGGGCGCCGCGATCGCCGTCGTACCGCTGGGCATCAGCATCCTGCGCGACGAACTGCCGCCCGAGCGGGTCCTGTCCGCCGTCGCGCTGATGAGCTCGACGCTCGGGATCGGCGCGGCCATCGGCCTGCCCGTCGCAGCCCTCGTCGTGGAGAACTTCGACTGGCACACCATGTTCTGGGTCTCCGGCGTGATCGGCCTCATCGACATCGCGCTGGTGCTGCGCTGCGTACCGGAATCCCCGCTGCGCAGCCGCGGCCGTTTCGACGCGGTCGGTGCGCTGGGCCTGACCGCCGCGCTCGTCTGCCTGCTGCTCGCCGTCACCCAGGGCGCCGACTGGGGCTGGGGCTCGGTCCGCACGGTCGGCCTGCTCGCGACGGCCGTGGTCGTGGCCCTGTTCTGGGGTGCGTACGAGCTGCGCGTGCAGACGCCCATGGTCGACCTGAGGGTCTCGGCGCGTCCGGCCGTCCTGCTCACGAACATCGCCGCGCTGCTGATCGGCTTCGCGTTCTACGCGAACTCGCTGGTCACCGCCCAGATGGTGCAGGAGCCGAAGGCCACGGGTTACGGGCTCGGCGCCTCGCTCGTCGTCAGCGGACTGTGCCTGCTGCCGGGCGGGGTGGCGATGGTGGCGCTGTCGCCCGTCTCGGCCCGGATATCCGCCAAGCACGGCCCGAAGGTCAGCCTCGCGCTCGCCGCCGGGATCATCGCAGTCGGCTACGGGGTGCGGTACTTCACCAGCCACAGCCTGTGGCTGATCATCGCGGGCGCCACGGTCGTCGCCTCGGGCACGGCCATCGCGTACTCGGCCCTGCCCGCCCTCGTGATGCGCGGAGTCCCGGTCAGTGAGACCGGCGCGGCCAACGGTCTGAACACCCTCATGCGGTCGATCGGACAGGCCTTCTGCAGCGCGACGGTCGCCGCCGTCCTGGCCGGAATCACCTTCCGGGCGGGCGGCAGGACCGCCCCGACGCTCCACGCGTACCAGCTGGTCTTCGTCATCGCGGCGGGCGCGGCACTCGCGGCCCTGGCCGTCACGCTGTTCCTGCCGGGCCGGAAGCCGGCCGGGGCGGGTACGGTCGAGGAGAGCCGCAAGGCACCGGACACCCGCAAGGAGGGTGTGCGGACGGCAGAACTCCAGGAGGGCGCATGACCGGCGGCCAGGCCATCGCGACGGCCCCCGTCCCCGCGGAGGCGGGCAGTGGCCGGGACGCGATCCTGCGCGCCGCACGACGGGCGTTCACCCAGCGCCCGTACGCCGAGGTGACGATCCGCAAGATCGCCGCGGACGCCGGCGTGAGCCCGTCCCTCGTGGTCAAGCACTTCGGCCGCAAGGAAGAACTCTTCAACACCGTCGCCGACTTCGGCCCGGCGGCCGCGGAACTCTTCGACGCCCCGCTCGACGCCCTGGGCCGCCACATGGTCATCACGGTGGTGACGCACCGCCGCGAGCTCAAGTCCGACCCGCTCCTGCGCGTCGTGTTCTCCCTCGGCAACCAGGACGAACGCTCCCTTCTCCGCGACCGCTTCCACGAACAGGTCACCGACGCCCTGACCGCCCGGCTCCCCGGCCGCGACCGCGCCCTGCGCGCCGAACTCCTGGCCGGCCTCCTCCTTGGCCTGGGCGCGACGCTCGGCCTCCACCGCGAGGGCGCGGGGGCGGCCGCGACGCCGGAGCGCATCGCGGATCTCTACGCGCCCGCGTTGCAGCGGCTGATCACGGGGTGAGGCTTCCGGGGGCGGTGCCCCCGGGGGTTCGGGGATCGTCGATGTCGACGGCGAGATCGAACTCGGCGGTCGAGCGGAACGTAGCGACGTATCCCCCTCCCACAGCCGTTCGATCGTGGTCATTTCTTTTTGCGCTTTCCGTTGCGCACGTGCTGCGGCCTTTCGTTCAGTCCGTTCGGGGGGACCGGGGCCACCACCCCGGTTCACCGTGTGGCCCGGCCGGCTCCCGGCCCCTGAGAGTTCACGGACCGGGAGCGGAACGTACGCGGAGCGGTCATTGTGTCCGTCATGAACGGCGGCGGGCCCGGCTGCCCGGAATCCGCCCCCGCCCCGCAGGCGCCGCGTCAGCCCTTGGCGTTGGGCCAGACGGTCACGTCCACCGTGATGTACGTGCTGGGTGAGTCGTCGGGAGAGTGGCCCTGGTAGGTCAGCAGTGCCATGTGCCCGGACCCCGTGGTGATGCAGACCTGACGGTCCTTGCCGAGCTGGTTCACGTAGATGCTGCCGGTGAACCGGGTCTCGGCGCGGCAGACGGCGAGCGACCCTTCCTGGCCCGGATCGAGCCGCACCAGGGTCCCGTCGGTCCCGGCGTCGAGGTGTCCGCCGGTGCTGTAGTAGATCAGCTCGGATTCCGCGTCCTCACCGTCCCTCGGCTTGAGCTCGTCGTCCTCGAGCGTCAGGTTGTAGCCGGAGGTCAGGTTGATGCCCGTGAACACCTTGGGCTCGGGGTCCGGCCTGGTGGAAGGCGCTGGATCCGCCGTGGTGCCCGCGCCCGGGTCCTCCCCTTCCCCCTCGGCATCGGCGCTCGGTGACGAATCGGCCTGCTGCGGGGTGCTGCCGCCCTTGGGGGAATCGCTGCTCTGCGACGACTTGCCGTCGTCCTTGAGCATGACGTACGCCGTCCCGCCGCCGGCGATGCCGACGATGAGCGCCACCGCGATGGCGATGGCGGCGACCCGGCCGCCGCGGCGCTTCGGGGGCTGGGGCGCAGCAGGCCCCTGGGGCGGCAGGTGTCCGGGTTGCGTCTGGGACTGCGCCGGGTACGCGTTCGGGAACGGGGCCGGGGTGTGCGCCTGCGACGGCGGATACGGCTCCGTGGCCTGCCCCTGGACCGGATACGCGGCCTGCGGGTACGGGGTCTGGGGAACGGGCGTCTGCGGGGCCGGGCTCTGCGGAGCCTGCGGCGACTGGCCGGGCGGCGGAGTGACCGGCGGTCCGAACCCCGGTGGCGGGGTGCTCGGGGCCGCCGGAGACGTGGGCGAATAGCCGACCGACGGAGCGACGGCCGGGGCGGCGGCCGGAGGCGGCGGGGTCTGGACCGGGGCCGGCGCGGCCGCCCGTACGGTGATGTCGGCGGCCACCGGGCTCGGCA
This genomic interval from Streptomyces sp. NBC_00464 contains the following:
- a CDS encoding ABC transporter ATP-binding protein, with product MDTDFIELDGVEKVFDVRRRTGFLRSERREVRAVDGISFRVARGEMVGYIGPNGAGKSTTIKMLTGILTPSGGSLRVAGIDPSRERTRLAQRIGVVFGQRTTLWWDLPLRDSYRLMHRMYRIPDDRFRVNMDRCIELLDLAELLDVPVRQLSLGQRMRGDIAAALLHDPEVLYLDEPTIGLDVVSKAKVRGFLRDLNVERGTTVLLTTHDLTDIEQLCKRVMVIDHGRLMYDGALAGLHEVGESERMLVVDLERELPPIRLESEPSVRTVKVEGVRQWLAFPASASAAPLVARIAAEYPLMDLSVREPDIEAVIAKMYASATCL
- a CDS encoding TetR/AcrR family transcriptional regulator — protein: MTGGQAIATAPVPAEAGSGRDAILRAARRAFTQRPYAEVTIRKIAADAGVSPSLVVKHFGRKEELFNTVADFGPAAAELFDAPLDALGRHMVITVVTHRRELKSDPLLRVVFSLGNQDERSLLRDRFHEQVTDALTARLPGRDRALRAELLAGLLLGLGATLGLHREGAGAAATPERIADLYAPALQRLITG
- a CDS encoding DUF445 domain-containing protein gives rise to the protein MERIEGTAEDAVAGAADTGTGAGGPGEGPGRRAGPRPSASLASFAYTAADEEKRRGVRRMKTTATGLLLLVALVYVLATWAKNEGVGGWPGFVAAAAEAGMVGALADWFAVTALFKRPLGLLIPHTAIIPTKKDQLGASLGSFVGENFLSGGVVRDRIHSLSIGGRLGAWLAEPEHADRVTAELSTALRGALTVLRDADVQAVVGEAITRRANAAEVGPGLGKMLEKVVADGGHRKVVDLICVRAHDWLVEHNDSVMDAVQGGAPGWTPRFVDKRVGERVYKELLRFITEMRDMPGHPARGSIDTFLTDFAADLQTDSETRARVERLKSEILGRGEVQDVIASAWSSVRTMVIAAAEDERSELRLRARASLMALGARLATDGRLQAKLEGWVEDAAVYVVTTYRAEITSLISDTVAGWDADQTSKKIEAHIGRDLQFIRINGTVVGALAGLVIYSVSRAFGA
- a CDS encoding SGNH/GDSL hydrolase family protein, producing MPRRREYALFIALMAGTAALAAVVAFAGSLLFSGPPKTVAASGPQGVARTPAARAHSTGHWLATWAAAPVNGAIDQDRGTDPALRTIRNVVHTSIGGDAARVTLSNLFGTHPLLIDRVTVNALPVTFRGAASATVAAGGQIISDPVVVPVAADSDLVVTLRTPKARGPVTVHPNSHQTSFTDEPQGVRRTTDWRYLTAVDVRAENATGTLVAFGDSLTAGSGSTTDTNHRWPDVLADRLHGRYAVVNQGIGGNRLLLNGIGQRALDRFDRDVLSITGAKTVVIALGINDIQALPRETSPARITDALRTLTERAHARGLRVIGTTLMPYKGYRDWTPAQNVVHGQVNATIRAGGIFDEVLDFESAVRDPSHPDRLLPAYDSGDHVHLNNAGYQRLGSLPDVAELLRTRPSSDAL
- a CDS encoding MFS transporter, whose product is MPADIPVPAAPVTPDVRAPHPRFAVGVLAFCGVVVAVMQTIVVPLLPHIPELTGATPTAASWLVTVTLLTGAVFTPVLGRVGDMYGKRRVLVASLGVLVVGSVLCAVSSHIGVLITGRALQGAAIAVVPLGISILRDELPPERVLSAVALMSSTLGIGAAIGLPVAALVVENFDWHTMFWVSGVIGLIDIALVLRCVPESPLRSRGRFDAVGALGLTAALVCLLLAVTQGADWGWGSVRTVGLLATAVVVALFWGAYELRVQTPMVDLRVSARPAVLLTNIAALLIGFAFYANSLVTAQMVQEPKATGYGLGASLVVSGLCLLPGGVAMVALSPVSARISAKHGPKVSLALAAGIIAVGYGVRYFTSHSLWLIIAGATVVASGTAIAYSALPALVMRGVPVSETGAANGLNTLMRSIGQAFCSATVAAVLAGITFRAGGRTAPTLHAYQLVFVIAAGAALAALAVTLFLPGRKPAGAGTVEESRKAPDTRKEGVRTAELQEGA
- a CDS encoding serine/threonine-protein kinase; protein product: MSGQQPHRGSASQVFQPLSGDDPVTIAGYRLAAKLGAGGMGKVYLSYTPGGRPVAIKVIRPEFGEDPEFRRRFTQEVQSAQRVQGLFTAPVIDADTNGAQPWLATAYVPGPSLADAVIAHGALPVEAVLLLIAGMAEALHVIHGAGIVHRDLKPSNVLLAADGPRVIDFGIAYAADATSLTGSGVTIGTPSFMAPEQAAGRRVTPATDIFALGQVAAYAATGSPAFGEGTSHGVLYRIVHEEPDLTGVPERLMELVSRCLAKDAEARPSVAEVIALCQTANAETVLRRPEDWLPSPVAADITVRAAAPAPVQTPPPPAAAPAVAPSVGYSPTSPAAPSTPPPGFGPPVTPPPGQSPQAPQSPAPQTPVPQTPYPQAAYPVQGQATEPYPPSQAHTPAPFPNAYPAQSQTQPGHLPPQGPAAPQPPKRRGGRVAAIAIAVALIVGIAGGGTAYVMLKDDGKSSQSSDSPKGGSTPQQADSSPSADAEGEGEDPGAGTTADPAPSTRPDPEPKVFTGINLTSGYNLTLEDDELKPRDGEDAESELIYYSTGGHLDAGTDGTLVRLDPGQEGSLAVCRAETRFTGSIYVNQLGKDRQVCITTGSGHMALLTYQGHSPDDSPSTYITVDVTVWPNAKG
- a CDS encoding DUF1707 SHOCT-like domain-containing protein, whose product is MRASDTERERIAEILREAMAEGRLEMEEFETRLDAAYKARTHGELEPLVRDLPGPGAAVAPVAGGQPRTGSMARWSERVGKPATSGGGFALWGGFRRQGNWTIGRVFTAFAMWGGGRIDLREANFETPEVVIRCFTIMGGIHVTVPPDLNVDVRGIGIMGGFRERSKDAGIPAPDAPRVRITGFALMGGVGVEHKRSRAEKQRLRDAETQRLRDAQTRRPRLEKGDDGR